TAAACAAATGATGGTAGCTGGGGGACTAGAGCGTGTATTTGAAGTTGCGCCTGTTTACAGGGCGGAACATCATAATTCTTCACGACATTTAAATGAATATATATCGTTAGACGTAGAAATTGGATTTATTCATGATTTTCATGAAGTGATGCAATTAGAAACGGATGTTTTACGATATATGTTTCAACAAGTAGCAAAAAATTGCAAAAAAGAATTACAACTACTCCAAATAGAAGTACCTGTCATTACTGAAATTCCTAAAATCGCATTGTTAGAAGCACAAGATATTTTGAAAAATAAATACCGGAAAGAATCGCCGATTGGGGATTTAGATACAGAAGGTGAAAAGTTATTAGGGAAATATGTGAAGGAAACATATAAGAGTGAGTTAGTTTTCATTACACATTATCCGAAAGAAGCTAGGCCGATGTATACGATGCCGAATAAAGAGAATCCATCTATTACCGATTCATTCGACTTATTATATAAGGGATTAGAAATAACATCAGGGGCACAGCGTATTCATAATCATGAAATGTTACTCGCATCTTTTAAAGAAAAAGGATTACATCCAGAGAAATTTCAATCTTATTTAAATACATTCCGATATGGTTGTCCACCGCATGGCGGTTTTGGAATTGGATTAGAAAGGGTTGTATATAAACTTTTAGAATTAACAAACGTACGAGAGGCGAGCGCTTTTCCGAGAGATTGTACACGTCTTACACCATAAAAAAGAATCTTCGCGATTATCGCGAAGATTCTTTTTTACTGTTCTTTCATTTTTACATTTTGTTTAAAAAGTGAAAAATATTTTCTCTTTCTTTCTCTTTTGTCTTTTGATAAAACACTTAATAAAAGCGAGTTCTCCATATAATTTATATCTTTTTCTAATACATTTTGCATACCTGATAACATCATGTATACAGCTAAAATAACGATAGTGAAAAATAAAACGGGGCCGAATGCTATCCAAGGCAAAATATTTAAAAACTGATGATTGTGGCCAAGTAAAACAAGTGTACCAGCAATGTTAAATGAAATGGTTCGAAATAGTTACTAAAATTCAATTGTAAAGTTGGTGTAGGCGGCATTGCTAGTGATGTTGTTGGACTTGGAGGTGCACCGAAAAATAATTGTGGCAAGGAAAAAATCGCAATAATACCAAAGATGATGAAAAATGAGCGGATAATAAAAAACATCCATTCTTTAAAAGTGACATAACGTATTTTCTCCTTATATTTTTATTTGTAAATATTTTCTATGTGATTTTATAAAAATCTTTTTTCGACAAAAAATCTATATATACCTTGACAGTTACAAATATAACCGATATACTTCATATTAATTTCAAAAGAAAATATATTCTAAATATTAAAATGTGTTGAATAGGAGTAGTAAGGTCGTATATTTGTACAGAGAGCTATGGGTT
This genomic interval from Bacillus cereus contains the following:
- the aspS gene encoding aspartate--tRNA(Asn) ligase, whose product is MDQVMKRSLTRECTEHVGRVVLLQGWVKKIRHLGNVSFLLVRDRTGVIQCVLENGLAGYKVDVESVVQIVGEIVETSKTELGVEVLAHEVKVLNGAESLPFEINKKKLQVGLDQLLNERVLSLRHERITAIFKVKSILAQSFSEFLIENDFTRIFTPKIVSQGAEGGANVFKLPYFQKEAYLAQSPQFYKQMMVAGGLERVFEVAPVYRAEHHNSSRHLNEYISLDVEIGFIHDFHEVMQLETDVLRYMFQQVAKNCKKELQLLQIEVPVITEIPKIALLEAQDILKNKYRKESPIGDLDTEGEKLLGKYVKETYKSELVFITHYPKEARPMYTMPNKENPSITDSFDLLYKGLEITSGAQRIHNHEMLLASFKEKGLHPEKFQSYLNTFRYGCPPHGGFGIGLERVVYKLLELTNVREASAFPRDCTRLTP